One genomic segment of Tursiops truncatus isolate mTurTru1 chromosome 11, mTurTru1.mat.Y, whole genome shotgun sequence includes these proteins:
- the RAPGEF3 gene encoding rap guanine nucleotide exchange factor 3 isoform X9 yields the protein MGTEAQGGDGFPHRARLGLWNPELDLHPPGAWPSSPAPLGSQPHLQRPQSPSAVLPLQPQCPHPRRVSWPGESRWQVGLAVEDSSVLGAPPVGGLPDVVPEGTLFNMVLRRMHRSRSCSYQLLLEHQRPSCIQGLRWTPLANSEESLDFSVSLEQASTERVLRAGRQLHRHLLATCPNLIRDRKYHLRLHRQCCSGRELVDGILALGLGVHSRSQAVGICQVLLDEGALCHVKHDWAFQDRDTQFYRFPGPEPEPAGLHELEEELVEALALLSQRGPDALLTVALRKPPGQRTDEELDLIFEELLHIKAVAHLSNSVKRELAAVLLFEPHSKAGTVLFSQGDKGTSWYIIWKGSVNVVTHGKGLVTTVHEGDDFGQLALVNDAPRAATIILREDNCHFLRVDKQDFNRIIKDVEAKTMRLEEHGKVVLVLERTSQGTGPSRPPTPGRNRYIVMSGTPEKILELLLEAMRPDSSAHDPTETFLSDFLLTHSVFMPTAQLCAALLHHFHAEPMGGSEQECSTYICNKRQQILRLVSQWVALYGPMLHTDPVATSFLQKLSDLVSRDARLCNLLREQWPERRRHHRLENGCGNASPQMKARNMPVWLPSQDEPLPSSNCAIRVGDKVPYDICRLDHSVLTLQLPVTASVREVMAALAQEDGWTKGQVLVKVNSAGDTVGLQPDAHGVATSLGLNERLFVVNPQEVHKLTPHPEQLGPTVGSAEGLDLVSTKDLAGQLTDHDWSLFNSIHQVELIHYVLGPQPLRDVTTANLERFMRRFNELQYWVATELCLCPVPGLRAQLLRKFIKLAAHLKEQKNLNSFFAIMFGLSNSAISRLAQTWERLPHKVRKLYSALERLLDPSWNHRVYRLALTKLSPPLIPFMPLLLKDMTFIHEGNHTLVENLINFEKMRMMARAARMLHHCRSHSNVPLSPLRSRVSHLHEDSQAARISTCSEQSLSTRSPASTWAYVQQLKVIDNQRELSRLSRELEP from the exons atgggaactgaggcccagggaggcgaTGGCTTTCCACACAGAGCCCGCCTAGGACTCTGGAATCCCGAGCTCGACCTTCACCCGCCGGGGGCGTGGCCTTCTAGCCCAGCTCCTCTGGGATCTCAGCCCCACCTCCAGCGCCCACAGTCCCCGAGCGCCGtcctgcctctccagcctcagtgtccccacccgcggcgg GTGAGCTGGCCAGGTGAAAGCCGCTGGCAGGTGGGCCTGGCTGTGGAGGACAGCTCAGTTCTGGGAGCCCCGCCGGTGGGAGGGCTCCCGGACGTGGTGCCGGAGGGGACGCTATTCAACATGGTGCTGAGGAGGATGCACCGGTCCCGGAGCTGCTCCTACCAGCTGCTGCTTGAGCACCAGCGCCCCAGCTGCATCCAGGGGCTTCGCTGG ACGCCACTCGCCAACAGCGAGGAGTCCCTGGATTTCAGCGTGAGCCTCGAGCAG GCCTCCACGGAGCGGGTGCTGAGGGCGGGGAGGCAGCTGCATCGGCATCTCCTGGCCACCTGCCCCAACCTCATCCGAGACCGAAAGTACCACCTCCGACTCCACCG GCAATGCTGCTCTGGCCGGGAACTGGTGGATGGGATCttggccctggggctgggggtccaTTCCCGGAGCCAAGCCGTGGGAATCTGCCAGGTGCTGCTGGATGAAGGTGCCCTCTGTCATG TGAAACACGACTGGGCCTTCCAGGATCGAGATACCCAATTCTACCGTTTCCCCGGGCCGGAGCCGGAGCCTGCAGGCCTCCACGAGCTGGAGGAGGAGCTCGTTGAGGCTCTGGCCCTGCTCTCCCAGCGGGGGCCTGACGCCCTGCTCACGGTGGCGCTTCGAAAGCC CCCCGGTCAGCGCACAGACGAGGAGCTGGACCTCATCTTTGAGGAGCTGCTGCACATCAAGGCCGTGGCCCACCTCTCCAACTCG gtgaAGCGGGAATTAGCGGCAGTTCTGCTCTTTGAACCACACAGCAAGGCAGGGACCGTGT TGTTCAGCCAGGGGGACAAGGGCACCTCCTGGTACATCATCTGGAAGGGATCTGTCAACGTGGTGACCCACGGCAAG GGCCTGGTGACCACAGTGCACGAGGGAGACGACTTCGGACAGCTGGCTCTGGTGAACGACGCACCCCGGGCAGCCACCATCATCCTGCGAGAGGACAACTGCCATTTTCTTCGCGTGGACAAGCAGGACTTCAACCGTATCATCAAG gatgtggaagcaaagACCATGAGGCTGGAAGAACATGGCAAAGTGGTGTTGGTGCTGGAGAGAACCTCTCAGGGCACTGGCCCTTCTCGTCCCCCAACCCCAGGCAGGAACCG GTATATAGTGATGTCTGGCACCCCGGAGAAGATCCTAGAACTTCTGTTGGAGGCCATGCGGCCTGATTCCAGTGCTCATGACCCAACAG AGACATTCCTCAGCGACTTCCTCCTGACCCACAGTGTCTTCATGCCCACTGCCCAGCTTTGCGCTGCCCTCCTGCACCA TTTCCACGCGGAGCCCATGGGAGGCAGCGAGCAGGAGTGCAGCACCTACATCTGCAACAAGAGACAACAGATCCTGCGGCTGGTCAGCCAGTGGGTGGCCCTGTACGGCCCCATGCTCCACACCGACCCTGTGGCCACCAGCTTCCTCCAG AAACTGTCAGACCTGGTGAGCAGGGATGCCCGGCTTTGCAACCTGCTGCGGGAGCAGTGGCCAGAGAGGCGGCGACACCACAG GTTGGAAAATGGCTGTGGGAACGCATCTCCGCAGATGAAG gCCCGGAACATGCCTGTTTGGCTCCCCAGCCAGGATGAACCTCTCCCCAGCAGCAACTGTGCCATCCGAGTCGGGGACAAAG TCCCCTATGACATCTGCCGGCTGGACCACTCGGTGCTGACCCTGCAGCTGCCTGTGACGGCCTCAGTGAGAGAGGTGATGGCGGCGTTGGCCCAGGAGGACGGCTGGACTAAGGGGCAGGTGCTGGTGAAGGTGAACTCTGCGGGCG ACACTGTTGGCCTGCAGCCAGATGCCCACGGTGTGGCCACATCCCTGGGACTCAACGAGCGGCTCTTTGTTGTCAACCCTCAGGAAGTGCACAAGCTG ACCCCACACCCCGAGCAGCTGGGGCCCACCGTGGGCTCTGCAGAGGGGCTGGACCTGGTGAGCACCAAGGACCTGGCGGGCCAGCTGACGGACCACGACTGGAGCCTCTTCAACAGCATCCACCAG GTGGAGCTGATCCACTACGTgctgggcccccagcccctgcgGGACGTCACCACCGCCAACCTGGAGCGCTTCATGCGCCGCTTCAATGAGCTGCAGTACTGGGTGGCCACGGAGCTGTGTCTCTGCCCTGTGCCCGGCctgcgggcccagctgctccggaAGTTCATCAAGCTGGCTGCCCA CCTCAAGGAGCAAAAGAATCTCAATTCCTTCTTTGCCATCATGTTTGGCCTCAGCAACTCGGCCATCAGCCGCCTGGCCCAGACCTGGGAG AGGCTGCCCCACAAAGTCCGGAAGCTCTACTCGGCCCTCGAGAGGCTGCTG GACCCCTCATGGAACCACCGTGTGTACCGTCTGGCCCTCACcaagctctcccctcccctcatcccGTTCATGCCCCTTCTTCTCAAAG ACATGACCTTCATCCATGAGGGAAATCACACGCTGGTAGAGAATCTCATCAACTTTGAGAAGATG AGAATGATGGCCAGAGCTGCGAGGATGCTGCACCACTGCAGAAGCCACAGCAACG TGCCTCTGTCACCGCTTAGAAGCCGAGTCTCCCACCTGCACGAGGACAGCCAGGCGGCCAGGATTTCCACGT GCTCGGAGCAGTCCCTGAGCACCCGGAGTCCAGCCAGCACCTGGGCTTACGTCCAGCAGCTGAAGGTCATCGACAACCAGCGGGAACTGTCCCGCCTCTCCCGGGAGCTGGAGCCGTGA
- the RAPGEF3 gene encoding rap guanine nucleotide exchange factor 3 isoform X3 — translation MGTEAQGGDGFPHRARLGLWNPELDLHPPGAWPSSPAPLGSQPHLQRPQSPSAVLPLQPQCPHPRRVSWPGESRWQVGLAVEDSSVLGAPPVGGLPDVVPEGTLFNMVLRRMHRSRSCSYQLLLEHQRPSCIQGLRWTPLANSEESLDFSVSLEQASTERVLRAGRQLHRHLLATCPNLIRDRKYHLRLHRQCCSGRELVDGILALGLGVHSRSQAVGICQVLLDEGALCHVKHDWAFQDRDTQFYRFPGPEPEPAGLHELEEELVEALALLSQRGPDALLTVALRKPPGQRTDEELDLIFEELLHIKAVAHLSNSVKRELAAVLLFEPHSKAGTVLFSQGDKGTSWYIIWKGSVNVVTHGKGLVTTVHEGDDFGQLALVNDAPRAATIILREDNCHFLRVDKQDFNRIIKDVEAKTMRLEEHGKVVLVLERTSQGTGPSRPPTPGRNRYIVMSGTPEKILELLLEAMRPDSSAHDPTVSSCPLPSFALPSCTSGAHGRQRAGVQHLHLQQETTDPAAGQPVGGPVRPHAPHRPCGHQLPPETVRPGEQGCPALQPAAGAVAREAATPQVGKWLWERISADEGSFSAKGEVQPLLSLLPLPAGPSPTGLPSKARNMPVWLPSQDEPLPSSNCAIRVGDKVPYDICRLDHSVLTLQLPVTASVREVMAALAQEDGWTKGQVLVKVNSAGASALFADTVGLQPDAHGVATSLGLNERLFVVNPQEVHKLTPHPEQLGPTVGSAEGLDLVSTKDLAGQLTDHDWSLFNSIHQVELIHYVLGPQPLRDVTTANLERFMRRFNELQYWVATELCLCPVPGLRAQLLRKFIKLAAHLKEQKNLNSFFAIMFGLSNSAISRLAQTWERLPHKVRKLYSALERLLDPSWNHRVYRLALTKLSPPLIPFMPLLLKDMTFIHEGNHTLVENLINFEKMRMMARAARMLHHCRSHSNVPLSPLRSRVSHLHEDSQAARISTCSEQSLSTRSPASTWAYVQQLKVIDNQRELSRLSRELEP, via the exons atgggaactgaggcccagggaggcgaTGGCTTTCCACACAGAGCCCGCCTAGGACTCTGGAATCCCGAGCTCGACCTTCACCCGCCGGGGGCGTGGCCTTCTAGCCCAGCTCCTCTGGGATCTCAGCCCCACCTCCAGCGCCCACAGTCCCCGAGCGCCGtcctgcctctccagcctcagtgtccccacccgcggcgg GTGAGCTGGCCAGGTGAAAGCCGCTGGCAGGTGGGCCTGGCTGTGGAGGACAGCTCAGTTCTGGGAGCCCCGCCGGTGGGAGGGCTCCCGGACGTGGTGCCGGAGGGGACGCTATTCAACATGGTGCTGAGGAGGATGCACCGGTCCCGGAGCTGCTCCTACCAGCTGCTGCTTGAGCACCAGCGCCCCAGCTGCATCCAGGGGCTTCGCTGG ACGCCACTCGCCAACAGCGAGGAGTCCCTGGATTTCAGCGTGAGCCTCGAGCAG GCCTCCACGGAGCGGGTGCTGAGGGCGGGGAGGCAGCTGCATCGGCATCTCCTGGCCACCTGCCCCAACCTCATCCGAGACCGAAAGTACCACCTCCGACTCCACCG GCAATGCTGCTCTGGCCGGGAACTGGTGGATGGGATCttggccctggggctgggggtccaTTCCCGGAGCCAAGCCGTGGGAATCTGCCAGGTGCTGCTGGATGAAGGTGCCCTCTGTCATG TGAAACACGACTGGGCCTTCCAGGATCGAGATACCCAATTCTACCGTTTCCCCGGGCCGGAGCCGGAGCCTGCAGGCCTCCACGAGCTGGAGGAGGAGCTCGTTGAGGCTCTGGCCCTGCTCTCCCAGCGGGGGCCTGACGCCCTGCTCACGGTGGCGCTTCGAAAGCC CCCCGGTCAGCGCACAGACGAGGAGCTGGACCTCATCTTTGAGGAGCTGCTGCACATCAAGGCCGTGGCCCACCTCTCCAACTCG gtgaAGCGGGAATTAGCGGCAGTTCTGCTCTTTGAACCACACAGCAAGGCAGGGACCGTGT TGTTCAGCCAGGGGGACAAGGGCACCTCCTGGTACATCATCTGGAAGGGATCTGTCAACGTGGTGACCCACGGCAAG GGCCTGGTGACCACAGTGCACGAGGGAGACGACTTCGGACAGCTGGCTCTGGTGAACGACGCACCCCGGGCAGCCACCATCATCCTGCGAGAGGACAACTGCCATTTTCTTCGCGTGGACAAGCAGGACTTCAACCGTATCATCAAG gatgtggaagcaaagACCATGAGGCTGGAAGAACATGGCAAAGTGGTGTTGGTGCTGGAGAGAACCTCTCAGGGCACTGGCCCTTCTCGTCCCCCAACCCCAGGCAGGAACCG GTATATAGTGATGTCTGGCACCCCGGAGAAGATCCTAGAACTTCTGTTGGAGGCCATGCGGCCTGATTCCAGTGCTCATGACCCAACAG TGTCTTCATGCCCACTGCCCAGCTTTGCGCTGCCCTCCTGCACCA GCGGAGCCCATGGGAGGCAGCGAGCAGGAGTGCAGCACCTACATCTGCAACAAGAGACAACAGATCCTGCGGCTGGTCAGCCAGTGGGTGGCCCTGTACGGCCCCATGCTCCACACCGACCCTGTGGCCACCAGCTTCCTCCAG AAACTGTCAGACCTGGTGAGCAGGGATGCCCGGCTTTGCAACCTGCTGCGGGAGCAGTGGCCAGAGAGGCGGCGACACCACAG GTTGGAAAATGGCTGTGGGAACGCATCTCCGCAGATGAAG GCTCCTTTTCGGCTAAAGGTGAAGTTCAGCCCCTCCTCAGTCTCCTGCCCTTACCTGCTGGCCCCTCTCCCACCGGGCTCCCCTCCAAG gCCCGGAACATGCCTGTTTGGCTCCCCAGCCAGGATGAACCTCTCCCCAGCAGCAACTGTGCCATCCGAGTCGGGGACAAAG TCCCCTATGACATCTGCCGGCTGGACCACTCGGTGCTGACCCTGCAGCTGCCTGTGACGGCCTCAGTGAGAGAGGTGATGGCGGCGTTGGCCCAGGAGGACGGCTGGACTAAGGGGCAGGTGCTGGTGAAGGTGAACTCTGCGGGCG CCTCTGCTCTCTTTGCAGACACTGTTGGCCTGCAGCCAGATGCCCACGGTGTGGCCACATCCCTGGGACTCAACGAGCGGCTCTTTGTTGTCAACCCTCAGGAAGTGCACAAGCTG ACCCCACACCCCGAGCAGCTGGGGCCCACCGTGGGCTCTGCAGAGGGGCTGGACCTGGTGAGCACCAAGGACCTGGCGGGCCAGCTGACGGACCACGACTGGAGCCTCTTCAACAGCATCCACCAG GTGGAGCTGATCCACTACGTgctgggcccccagcccctgcgGGACGTCACCACCGCCAACCTGGAGCGCTTCATGCGCCGCTTCAATGAGCTGCAGTACTGGGTGGCCACGGAGCTGTGTCTCTGCCCTGTGCCCGGCctgcgggcccagctgctccggaAGTTCATCAAGCTGGCTGCCCA CCTCAAGGAGCAAAAGAATCTCAATTCCTTCTTTGCCATCATGTTTGGCCTCAGCAACTCGGCCATCAGCCGCCTGGCCCAGACCTGGGAG AGGCTGCCCCACAAAGTCCGGAAGCTCTACTCGGCCCTCGAGAGGCTGCTG GACCCCTCATGGAACCACCGTGTGTACCGTCTGGCCCTCACcaagctctcccctcccctcatcccGTTCATGCCCCTTCTTCTCAAAG ACATGACCTTCATCCATGAGGGAAATCACACGCTGGTAGAGAATCTCATCAACTTTGAGAAGATG AGAATGATGGCCAGAGCTGCGAGGATGCTGCACCACTGCAGAAGCCACAGCAACG TGCCTCTGTCACCGCTTAGAAGCCGAGTCTCCCACCTGCACGAGGACAGCCAGGCGGCCAGGATTTCCACGT GCTCGGAGCAGTCCCTGAGCACCCGGAGTCCAGCCAGCACCTGGGCTTACGTCCAGCAGCTGAAGGTCATCGACAACCAGCGGGAACTGTCCCGCCTCTCCCGGGAGCTGGAGCCGTGA
- the RAPGEF3 gene encoding rap guanine nucleotide exchange factor 3 isoform X5, producing the protein MGTEAQGGDGFPHRARLGLWNPELDLHPPGAWPSSPAPLGSQPHLQRPQSPSAVLPLQPQCPHPRRVSWPGESRWQVGLAVEDSSVLGAPPVGGLPDVVPEGTLFNMVLRRMHRSRSCSYQLLLEHQRPSCIQGLRWTPLANSEESLDFSVSLEQASTERVLRAGRQLHRHLLATCPNLIRDRKYHLRLHRQCCSGRELVDGILALGLGVHSRSQAVGICQVLLDEGALCHVKHDWAFQDRDTQFYRFPGPEPEPAGLHELEEELVEALALLSQRGPDALLTVALRKPPGQRTDEELDLIFEELLHIKAVAHLSNSVKRELAAVLLFEPHSKAGTVLFSQGDKGTSWYIIWKGSVNVVTHGKGLVTTVHEGDDFGQLALVNDAPRAATIILREDNCHFLRVDKQDFNRIIKDVEAKTMRLEEHGKVVLVLERTSQGTGPSRPPTPGRNRDIPQRLPPDPQCLHAHCPALRCPPAPAEPMGGSEQECSTYICNKRQQILRLVSQWVALYGPMLHTDPVATSFLQKLSDLVSRDARLCNLLREQWPERRRHHRLENGCGNASPQMKAPFRLKVKFSPSSVSCPYLLAPLPPGSPPRPGTCLFGSPARMNLSPAATVPSESGTKLSQPSSPVPYDICRLDHSVLTLQLPVTASVREVMAALAQEDGWTKGQVLVKVNSAGASALFADTVGLQPDAHGVATSLGLNERLFVVNPQEVHKLTPHPEQLGPTVGSAEGLDLVSTKDLAGQLTDHDWSLFNSIHQVELIHYVLGPQPLRDVTTANLERFMRRFNELQYWVATELCLCPVPGLRAQLLRKFIKLAAHLKEQKNLNSFFAIMFGLSNSAISRLAQTWERLPHKVRKLYSALERLLDPSWNHRVYRLALTKLSPPLIPFMPLLLKDMTFIHEGNHTLVENLINFEKMRMMARAARMLHHCRSHSNVPLSPLRSRVSHLHEDSQAARISTCSEQSLSTRSPASTWAYVQQLKVIDNQRELSRLSRELEP; encoded by the exons atgggaactgaggcccagggaggcgaTGGCTTTCCACACAGAGCCCGCCTAGGACTCTGGAATCCCGAGCTCGACCTTCACCCGCCGGGGGCGTGGCCTTCTAGCCCAGCTCCTCTGGGATCTCAGCCCCACCTCCAGCGCCCACAGTCCCCGAGCGCCGtcctgcctctccagcctcagtgtccccacccgcggcgg GTGAGCTGGCCAGGTGAAAGCCGCTGGCAGGTGGGCCTGGCTGTGGAGGACAGCTCAGTTCTGGGAGCCCCGCCGGTGGGAGGGCTCCCGGACGTGGTGCCGGAGGGGACGCTATTCAACATGGTGCTGAGGAGGATGCACCGGTCCCGGAGCTGCTCCTACCAGCTGCTGCTTGAGCACCAGCGCCCCAGCTGCATCCAGGGGCTTCGCTGG ACGCCACTCGCCAACAGCGAGGAGTCCCTGGATTTCAGCGTGAGCCTCGAGCAG GCCTCCACGGAGCGGGTGCTGAGGGCGGGGAGGCAGCTGCATCGGCATCTCCTGGCCACCTGCCCCAACCTCATCCGAGACCGAAAGTACCACCTCCGACTCCACCG GCAATGCTGCTCTGGCCGGGAACTGGTGGATGGGATCttggccctggggctgggggtccaTTCCCGGAGCCAAGCCGTGGGAATCTGCCAGGTGCTGCTGGATGAAGGTGCCCTCTGTCATG TGAAACACGACTGGGCCTTCCAGGATCGAGATACCCAATTCTACCGTTTCCCCGGGCCGGAGCCGGAGCCTGCAGGCCTCCACGAGCTGGAGGAGGAGCTCGTTGAGGCTCTGGCCCTGCTCTCCCAGCGGGGGCCTGACGCCCTGCTCACGGTGGCGCTTCGAAAGCC CCCCGGTCAGCGCACAGACGAGGAGCTGGACCTCATCTTTGAGGAGCTGCTGCACATCAAGGCCGTGGCCCACCTCTCCAACTCG gtgaAGCGGGAATTAGCGGCAGTTCTGCTCTTTGAACCACACAGCAAGGCAGGGACCGTGT TGTTCAGCCAGGGGGACAAGGGCACCTCCTGGTACATCATCTGGAAGGGATCTGTCAACGTGGTGACCCACGGCAAG GGCCTGGTGACCACAGTGCACGAGGGAGACGACTTCGGACAGCTGGCTCTGGTGAACGACGCACCCCGGGCAGCCACCATCATCCTGCGAGAGGACAACTGCCATTTTCTTCGCGTGGACAAGCAGGACTTCAACCGTATCATCAAG gatgtggaagcaaagACCATGAGGCTGGAAGAACATGGCAAAGTGGTGTTGGTGCTGGAGAGAACCTCTCAGGGCACTGGCCCTTCTCGTCCCCCAACCCCAGGCAGGAACCG AGACATTCCTCAGCGACTTCCTCCTGACCCACAGTGTCTTCATGCCCACTGCCCAGCTTTGCGCTGCCCTCCTGCACCA GCGGAGCCCATGGGAGGCAGCGAGCAGGAGTGCAGCACCTACATCTGCAACAAGAGACAACAGATCCTGCGGCTGGTCAGCCAGTGGGTGGCCCTGTACGGCCCCATGCTCCACACCGACCCTGTGGCCACCAGCTTCCTCCAG AAACTGTCAGACCTGGTGAGCAGGGATGCCCGGCTTTGCAACCTGCTGCGGGAGCAGTGGCCAGAGAGGCGGCGACACCACAG GTTGGAAAATGGCTGTGGGAACGCATCTCCGCAGATGAAG GCTCCTTTTCGGCTAAAGGTGAAGTTCAGCCCCTCCTCAGTCTCCTGCCCTTACCTGCTGGCCCCTCTCCCACCGGGCTCCCCTCCAAG gCCCGGAACATGCCTGTTTGGCTCCCCAGCCAGGATGAACCTCTCCCCAGCAGCAACTGTGCCATCCGAGTCGGGGACAAAG ctcAGCCAGCCTTCCTCTCCAGTCCCCTATGACATCTGCCGGCTGGACCACTCGGTGCTGACCCTGCAGCTGCCTGTGACGGCCTCAGTGAGAGAGGTGATGGCGGCGTTGGCCCAGGAGGACGGCTGGACTAAGGGGCAGGTGCTGGTGAAGGTGAACTCTGCGGGCG CCTCTGCTCTCTTTGCAGACACTGTTGGCCTGCAGCCAGATGCCCACGGTGTGGCCACATCCCTGGGACTCAACGAGCGGCTCTTTGTTGTCAACCCTCAGGAAGTGCACAAGCTG ACCCCACACCCCGAGCAGCTGGGGCCCACCGTGGGCTCTGCAGAGGGGCTGGACCTGGTGAGCACCAAGGACCTGGCGGGCCAGCTGACGGACCACGACTGGAGCCTCTTCAACAGCATCCACCAG GTGGAGCTGATCCACTACGTgctgggcccccagcccctgcgGGACGTCACCACCGCCAACCTGGAGCGCTTCATGCGCCGCTTCAATGAGCTGCAGTACTGGGTGGCCACGGAGCTGTGTCTCTGCCCTGTGCCCGGCctgcgggcccagctgctccggaAGTTCATCAAGCTGGCTGCCCA CCTCAAGGAGCAAAAGAATCTCAATTCCTTCTTTGCCATCATGTTTGGCCTCAGCAACTCGGCCATCAGCCGCCTGGCCCAGACCTGGGAG AGGCTGCCCCACAAAGTCCGGAAGCTCTACTCGGCCCTCGAGAGGCTGCTG GACCCCTCATGGAACCACCGTGTGTACCGTCTGGCCCTCACcaagctctcccctcccctcatcccGTTCATGCCCCTTCTTCTCAAAG ACATGACCTTCATCCATGAGGGAAATCACACGCTGGTAGAGAATCTCATCAACTTTGAGAAGATG AGAATGATGGCCAGAGCTGCGAGGATGCTGCACCACTGCAGAAGCCACAGCAACG TGCCTCTGTCACCGCTTAGAAGCCGAGTCTCCCACCTGCACGAGGACAGCCAGGCGGCCAGGATTTCCACGT GCTCGGAGCAGTCCCTGAGCACCCGGAGTCCAGCCAGCACCTGGGCTTACGTCCAGCAGCTGAAGGTCATCGACAACCAGCGGGAACTGTCCCGCCTCTCCCGGGAGCTGGAGCCGTGA